ttcaACATTTGTACCCATCTACCCCTTTTGGGCAGACTTTGGGTAACCTTGCACCTGAGTCACCTATTTCTGTATGTAAAATAACATAGGTGATGCAGATAAACGTCAAGAACCAGTAGCTTATACTAAGCATTTGTGGCTCTGTAAAGGAAACTGGACTTCAAAATCACAATTgttcttaaaatcagtaatTTTATGGTATTTGAGAAAATGCTTTCAAATTTCACCCAGACTACAGTAAAAAACAAACCGAAAATGACTAAGATGAAAGGCTGATGTGAAAGTGCATCTAAGTAGGGTGACCAGATCAGCCttgttatacatcccacatactgcagggcagcattttatctgggctggtcagccatatgtagaaatgtatgtatcctggaaaacatggccaatgtggtcaccctacatcTAAAAGACTATGCCTTCATGTGTATCGAGCCCCTTTGAAGATGTCCTCAATGAAACCTTTGTACATACTATAGAAGTGATCAAACAGTGTTAACAGATAAAacagataaatgtaaatattatagtTTGGTTTATTTCACCCCATTGAAAattctaatttaaaaatgtaatatttgaaaCAAAGACAATTATATCATATTTCACTATATAGACCATATTGTTAAAGTCGCATTCAGACGCAGAGAAATTCACTGAGCAAACGTTTTTCATGCAAGCAGTCAATGGAACTAATTAGTGCTTCTATTTACTTAGTAGCTATAagctatatattatatctttaagattattattgttaattgatttatatagcactatcatattccacgtcgctgtacaatgagtagacaGTACGTAACAagcagtgcatcacataacaatttggagtTACAGAAACCAAGTATAAAGCGGATCCTGCTAAAACGAATCAACAATCTAGAATGTATCCGCAACCGGCTCTGCCTGCACATCACATTAAACGCAGAGCCCTGGGCTTGTCTGCCAAGGATGGGTTGAtgtaattattacttttttagcCAGTTTGTGATGGTCTGGAATGGATGTTGACTAATCTTGGCTTAGATCTTCCCAAATGCCTGGATAGCAGATATTCCAGATGTGGCGGGGAAAAATCTTGCTgggacaatttatttttttttacaaatgtaagTGAGATATGCCAGATATTATCACGTGCTCCCCGTTAAcccaaaattgcacattttATATCCTAACGACAATATATCTGAATTCAAACAAGCGAAAGACAAAGGACAATGGTGTCCCTTACCTCTGGGTCTCTTCCAGACTCTCCTCCGGCTTTTGGACATCACTCCCTTCGTCTAATCGAGTCTCCTCATTGTCTGACATCTTGTACGGTTACTGCGTCTCTGGGCGCATGTGATTCTGTGGTCCTCTGTCAGGGTGTGGTAGCCTGCGTGTATCACGTGTGCATCAGTACAGGCCAGATACATGAAATGGGTGTTAGCAAGCTTGTGATTATTGTTTTTCTATTCTTTCAGGATACTCTCAGGGTATACAGTGTGTCAGCCATATGACGTTTACTCCTGATGTGCCGCTATAAACATGTGTTCAGTAGACACTTACCTGCTTTGGGTCAGAAAGAATATCTGTGTGTCACCTTATGACCTGTCCCCTGTTATGTCTATGTGTGTACTTGAATTACGCCTTTCTTTTTTGTCCTTTGCTTGTGTTGTTACGATGTGTCTCAGTCTCTGCTTTCCTACCTCTTGTCCCTTCTCTTCTTTCCTGTGTTATGCTTCTATGGGTGCACCCCCACCGCTTATGTGATTCAGGATGTGGTTTTGGGGATGTTTTCTTAGTTCTGTATTTCCTATAACACGCCGAAGCATAGAGACTAGAGCAGTATACATGCCGGGGTGTCATGGTTAGTTGAATATCTCGGTACTGAAAGGCTCTCTCTTGAGGGCGTTGATGAGTGGGACTGGGAAAGTACAGAAAATCTAGAGCAGCTTTGAGAGATCTGCAAATATTAACCAGCGTCTCCTTAACCATTAGCCAGGCCAGCTGTGGATGACGGAGTCTGTTACCCTCCATACTGTATTTGCCCATACTGGTCAGGTGTTTCTTTTCAGGTGCCTTTTGGGGGCACATTCAGTGATCCCCGTCCAGACTTGACTTGCATATAATCAGGATAAGGAGCATGAAAGATATAGCTCAATTACAGATTTATTCAGAGTGCTGCAGAGTGGATCATCTatgtaaaatatgcattaatactGGTGACGGGCAATCCTTTAGGGAGCTTCCAGTTTGACTTCTCTGGATTCCACCACAGGAGACCATTTCATTTTCACTAAACAAATGCTGTCATCCCAAAACCATGTGCGTCCCAGCAATTGCTGGAAGGGCAAGAATGTATCTTCTAAGATAGACCATATGTTCATTTGGGTAGCAACAGTCCACAACAAAGCATGCCATATAGGCATGAACAACATACAATGCTgtcaaaaagtatttgccccttctcgATTTCTGCTATTTCTGCAGATTTGTCACACATTAATGCTTCAGATCatgaaactaattttaatattagacaaagataacccgatcacaaaattcactttttaaatgatgatttcatgtatagaagaaaaaaagctatccaaccctacctggcctCATGCGataaagtaattgcccctttaATTACTAAATCAACCCATTAACCAAATCTAATAGATCATTGGGTTCAATTTTCTAGGCATACCCAGGCATGATTTCTGCCAGATCTGTTGTATCTAAGcctcaattaaatagaacccgTCTTGGAAAGTGAAGtcggctaaaaggtctcaaaaagcagcgcATGATGCCacgatctaaagaaattcaagaacagatgcaAAGGGTTACAAAACCACGTCTAAGACTCTGGGACTCCAGTGAACCATGGTGGGAGCcgttatctacaaatggagaaaacttggaacggtggtgaaccttcccaggagtagCCGCCAAAATCCCTGCAAGAGCCCATTGACGACTAATCCAAGAGGTCACAAAAGACCCcaactaacatgtaaagaaccgCAGGCCTCACTTGCCTAAGTTAAGGGCATTGTTCACGATTCCACAATAAGACAGAGACTgtaaaatggcatccatgggaggGTTGAATGCGAAAACCACTGCTGTCCAAAAGGAACTCAAAGGCTTGTCTCACatgtgccaaaaaacatcttgatgacttttaatattctgtggactgatgagtcaaaagtgaaATGTTTTCTCATTAGTTTGATgatgtgaaacatttaaatcGGACACATAAGCAAAAACAAGAAATCAGGAAGgaggaaatattttttcacagcactgtaccaTAAAGCTACATTTCTGCACAAGGTACTTTTAGGAGGAACCCTCCAAgtatttcttttagttttttgaGTGCCCGGGGTATGAGTAATTAATAGCTTTGTTtgcatttattcactaaattgtgTAGATGGGTGATTTGTAGTCAGTGAGAAAGGCAGAGCGAGCCCTGCATACGGCATTGATAAATCCTTGGCATTTCTTGAATGTCCTCTCACTGATTAAATGATGCATATGGTTCTTCATAATGCGTACAGAAGCTGATGATCTCAAACATTTCTTACTGCAACTCATGGTTTTACGTATAAAGCCCAAAAAGTTGTGGTTCAGTTAgtaatgacataaaaaaaaaggagtctgtatgcattaacccctcaaaGCTCAAGAAACATACAGGGGCCTGCCCTCCGAAATGCATAGTTACTGTGCAAATACCTATAGAATTGTCTTCAGATTTATATACACAGATATGATTATTAATCTAAAAACTGGTTTCAGCAAGTGAATTACACTTTGCTGACCGCAGAGTATTATAAATGTTTCTTCACATCCTGCCTGCGCTGTGTTTCCTCTTAATTTCCGGCCCCGAGTATCTTACTGTTTGATTTAAAGAGGCAGTACTTTTTCTGagtattttaaaagtaatattcatCGTTTGTTTTGGGGTCAGCCAAGGTGTTCCAGGGAAAATGGGATTGTGCAATTTGGGGCTCAAGCAAGGTATTCTATATCTTCTAACCTGGTTACCTGCCATTCTGCGGATGGTTTCCTTCCCAACGATGTACCTTTATGAAGCCCATTGGGTCATTCAAATATAATCCTAAATGTTTcagtcattcattcattcattcattcattctggaTTTCTGAATCTTTTCAAATATGTTGTCTGTATGCCTAACTCGTAGGGTTACTGAAGTTTTTAACacagaaattgtttttttttttactccatcCTTGGTGTTGCGCAAGGTTCCTCTTTGTTGTGGTCTCTGTGCCTTGGTTCTCACTTCCTCATGCCTTTCTTGCAAATGTGCAAGATGCATCTGTTTGTTTCTTGGGCATTGATTAACAGGCTGAAATACTCTTTCGGCCCTTACCATTTTGCAATCTTCTGTTGTGTACACGTTGTTTCAAAAGCAAATTATTTGGAATTTCTAGAACAAGGGTGTCGAATTCAGCATTGCAATTATCTAGGCCTTTTAGGGTTTCTTTACGTTAATATggaataaaacatgtatttaactATACTGGAACATGTGCCTTTCACTTTCAGTCACCTATGGTCGTTATTGAAGTTCAAGCATCCCTCGCGCATGAGGTCATCCGTGTTTTTGGTCTAGAATGGTGTCCTATAAAGTGGACTGCCACCAATGATAACTAAATAGGAGGAATGGCCAAGGTGTTCGTAAACATATTGCTAGcttatttttttgctgtaacAATGTGTTATGCCACAGGTGTCTGTCAACTTAGTGTTCTATGTGCCATTGTGGGATTTGCAAGTATTTGGTGTAGGAGAGACAACTGTACCCCACCATAGTTTACTACAACTTACCTACTCACCTCCAGACCTACTTTCAAACAGATGTGAAACATGTACATGTACAAGCTAATGGGCTTTCTATTGTATGAATATTAACTGATTTCCTTCTCTACACAGGAGTTAGGCATTTAACATTGAGTCACTAGCTTACAGTTCAGAATAGCTCTATCCACAACACTCCGTTATGTGATCATGTCTAGCTTGTGACATACTGCCCACTGAGCGACAAGGTCTTCCGAGTTACATACTTCCCTTAGTGTCACTGTAGTCAAAATGCATGCTCTCGGGTTCCATTTTATGACTTTCCTTCACATAAGGAAGACCTGTTTACAGTAACTAAGATTTTTGTAATAGGTGATACCACACCACACATTGAGTGCCACTTTCCCATGACTGGAGGTTGTTCCATATGGGAAAGGAAAGGATGAGACTGTGCTAGTGTGACGAAAGAAAGGACAGCGACGTCACCTCCACTTCAGGTATCACCAGCCATAAAGGACGTCACAAGCTTTATTTACATGGTTGTGTTTTCACGTCCAAATAACACAACTTCTGCAGAAACAGATATTAGCTAAAACACAGGAGACCCGTGAACCATAGCCCCCACCCAGAGTCCATAACACACTGTAAGACATTCCCTGGGGATGTAGAGTGGTGTAATGTCTGGGAACCAAGGGAGGAAGGAGTGAGGTGGAGGTAAGACTTCTTGGCTACTGGAGATATGAGTAAACCATGCAGCATAGGGCTTGCTGAATTCATTTTGGTGATATTGGGAGATTTTGTCTTTGGTAGCAAAGGGTTTGAAGATGGCCTTATTCTGGACTTAAGCCTCAGACTCGAACATCTTCTTCCTGCCTTCCATGCCGGATTTCTCCTCAATGTTCTTACGCCAATCTCCCACATCACGAAGATCCTTCTCCTGTGGTGCAAAGAGAGAAAATGATTTGCCATCATTGTCAGTGTTAAATACTGTAGAGTATACTAGAAGATTATAAAGTGAGCTTGTATATTGTTAACTACATTGTTTTTCTGTGACTATTATTATGGTAGCTGCTCTAATACAGTCATAGTTTACAGCACCTCAGCTTTTCTGTGCATTATGTTCTAACAGTAAGAGGAACCTTACCTTGTCAGTGTCCTCTTTCTTGACCTGCTTGAGGTTGGCACGAAGTTCCATGTTGACCTTGTGCTTGGAACCAAGCAGAGCGCGCAGCATGGCATCAGCAGACATACGCACACGTCTCAGTGGTGGCCTCTTGAATTTACCTCTCAGGTCAAAGATCTTCTGGTTCAGGTCTTCCAGCTATGGAGAAAAAATGGAGTCAGATAGAGTAGATCTCTAACAAACACGTTAAAAGTAAAGatgaaaaaaactattaaataaaTTCACTAAAGGCAACAAGAAGTAGGAGGACTATGTTTTCAATGGTGCCCAACTCGGTCCTCAAGGCACACCAAGAGTTCAGGATTGATGAATCTCTCTATTCTATTGGAATAGAATGTggtaataatcaataataaacataattagtTAATGTGCTTCAGGACGTGCTCTACAAACAATTTAATAGGTTGAAGTTGTGATGGTCTTGTAAAACCCTATATATTTTAGTTTGATGCCTGTGTGAGTAATATCTTTGTGTCGCGGTAGTAATAGGCATTAAAATCTAATCAGTGACTCTCCATCTGATTTCTCAAAAAGTGAAGAATAAAAGTGGATAATTTCTATCTatagataaaatgttttaaggaGACAAGCCTCAAAGATAATTATGCAAGGTCCATGGATCAATCCTCACACATATGTTCTTATAATGAATACCTTAATGGTTTGCTCACCTCCTTGGAGCTCTTTTGGACTTTGACTTCCATGTCATATCTCTCTTCATCTACCACATCGATCTTGGCATGCAACTTTTTGCACAATTCCTGAAAAGAGAAAAGGAACATGAGATAAGGTTAGCTGCACAGACGCAAAAAAAGCAAGTGCCCCAGATCTTCACCAATTACAATCTGGCTTTGATATAGACATGCGGGGTGTAATGTCCTAGATATCCTGTCCTTTCCTAACTATAACTGAAGTGCGTCTATCCATGCTGTGAATGCTAAGGTGGTGCTACGCTTCCCGGGACTAAAGGCTTGAAATGAATAGAGCTCTGTCTGATTGACAGTTATTAGAGTTTGAAAATTTCACCCAACCACAGAGACTGAATGGAACCCTTGCTAAGGTTTGTGGGCATTGAGTTTGGAAGATGTGGTCTAGTGTGAATTCCATGTGGATGTGGTTACCTGGAGGTCCGTCATGGAGTGTGGAATACTCAGGGGAGGACAATGCTCATTCAGATAGGCCTCTTTCTCTGCAGCAATGTCGGCGGCTTCTTTTTCAAGAGCATCCTTTGCAACCTGGAGCATCAAGCTCTGAATATGGAAAGGAGATACAGTGAGCACAACAGGTATGGACTCTGGGGGCCATAGGCCAATGGGGCAATAAGCAGCTGTTTAACATGCATATGTGATAGTGTCGCCTCTAGTTATAGGATGGGCAGTAGAGTTTATTGGCACAAATACTACAGTTGGCTCATAAAAATGGTGGTGGTGAGCAGGAGCGATAGGAGTGGAGTGCGTCAGTGTTGGTGCTCATGCCGTGGGAGCCGTGCGAGAGCTCTGTGTCTCTGAGAAGTGTTAGTGGGCTCTCAAGCTTTAAGTGAATGAACCATGGTGTGTCAGCAATGTCAGACTACCGTGTTTGATTATGGAGCAGGTTTATTACCTTCAGGTGCGTCTTGCGAGAGTTGGAAATCTTGGATTTCTTCTGCagaacaaaaatgaaagaaaaatgttagtCTCTACATATTCAATATTCCGATTCACTATTTTATCTTGAGTTATATATGCTCCCTGTTTTGGAGGCTTCTTTTTATAGACTTGTTTATTGCAAAATTATCTTCTAAAAACCGACTTACACATTTAGCTCTAATCTTTTCCATGCCTCCCACATTTTATGTTTGTACCCTCTCATATACAATATGCCACAATAAGGTTCACTTTCAACGACGGCAATATCCCCCATGtggtaaaagaaaacaaaggaaCTTACGTCACTGATCACGAggtgaaggagaaaaaaaaaagagagataaaagTAAATCAAATGTGATCAACAAATGTAAAACTTGTATGTAGATGCATAGAGTTTATAGACAGACACACAATcaagtaaaataaatttgtaGTATGATATTGAATAAATATATCGGGTtagaaagaaaggaataaattatttatactcACTCTTCACCCATTTTGGCGGTTTATGTGGTACCTACAAATGGACACAAAGATGAGACATCAGAGCACGTCTAGAGTTTGTTCCGTAATAAGATACGGATCATCGCCCCTTCCATGTCACTTCAAAGTCAAGATGACAAACGCTATTAAGTATTAAGCCCATACCAGTCTGGTCAGGGGCCAGAGATTAGTCCTGAATGCAGCAAGTGTTGCGTTAATCCGGGTGTCCTAAATGGAATTCCCTACCCTCCCTGGTTACCAATGCCTCGGCAATCACTTCCCATACTCTAAATAGACTTTGGCGGGGGGTAGCAGAGCTGAAACATATGCCCCCCTCATCTTCAGTCATCCGATCCGATGGGAAGTATGAGAAACTTTTGTAAGACTTTCCCAAAATATCTTGAGAAACCTTTAAGGAGAGTCAGCTGTCTCCCTCCCTCATCCACACTGTCCAACCACCCTTCATGGCCAACATCCCCATCCCATAAAGAGGGCACAGGTGAAAATACCAAGTATTTATTTACTCGTCTTCTTAAATCTCCAGTGCACAGATTCAAAGAGGTCTTATTTCATACCCCAAATAAAGAACACCCTGTACTCTGTGATGATGCATGTGAGATCATGCCGGGCAGCGTGATGATACTGAAGGTGGTAGAGGTGTGAAGTTTGAGAGTAAAAGCTCCCATGTTATTCTATGAACTCTAACAAGCATATGGATGGGTTCCATGGAATAACAGGGATTTGTACTTTAATAAATCTACCCGTGTGTTCTGTATGAtgacattaaatgtttttacacACCAAGTACTATAAAAAGCATGTGTGCTATGCTATATAACGAATATCAAATATTTCTGCAAACCCAGTTTCCTATTGTATGTTAACGATTGGAACCCATTTGGTACCGATCCCCGATGgtgaacaaaaaaagtataaagaacGCAGCCGAAAGAACGCAAGAGACATACACGTTCCCATTCATACAGCTCTCTACAGTGATGCAGGTCAtggtaacaaacaaaaaactctaGCTGTAAATATATAGTGAGCTgtcataaaaatacaataacattcAGGTTATGTGGTTTCAATGAATGGAACATAATAATGAGGCTTTGCTTTTTTCAGCCATTGGTTCTTATTATGTTGCACTAATTATGAGGGGTGAATTTCACTGAGGATTCGGTATTCATAATTTATATAGCAGCATTGCTCATCTTTATACATTGCCTCCAAAAAggtaaacatggaaaaaaatagaatttcgcACAGTGCTGGAAATATGAgatctgttttattatattattaagtatcatttaatatttaagtacaTGTTAAGtagtcaaaaatatatatgtataattgttCATTTACTAACATGAGTatatactacacacacacatacaaacacatatacacacatatacactgtagtcattcctttttttttttctgcaaaaattTTAGTGCCAGGTAAGCAAAAtctcatgcaagtcaatggaaggGGCTTCGTATTTATGAAAGCAGTAAGTGCGGGTCACTATTGGTAATGTAGGTTCAGGTTACCCGCTGTTtgacatcactcccatcatcctcagccagTAAGTTGGCACCTAGCCAATATTTA
The nucleotide sequence above comes from Spea bombifrons isolate aSpeBom1 chromosome 10, aSpeBom1.2.pri, whole genome shotgun sequence. Encoded proteins:
- the TNNI2 gene encoding troponin I, fast skeletal muscle, whose product is MLQVAKDALEKEAADIAAEKEAYLNEHCPPLSIPHSMTDLQELCKKLHAKIDVVDEERYDMEVKVQKSSKELEDLNQKIFDLRGKFKRPPLRRVRMSADAMLRALLGSKHKVNMELRANLKQVKKEDTDKEKDLRDVGDWRKNIEEKSGMEGRKKMFESEA